Part of the Yersinia hibernica genome, GCGAAATGGGAATATGGCTCACCGCGATTAGAGCGTTATAACGGCCTGCCATCCATGGAAATTCTGGGGCAAGCTGCACCGGGTAAAAGTACCGGTGAAGCCATGGACCTGATGCAAGAGTTAGCGGCTAAGTTACCTAGCGGTATTGGCTATGACTGGACGGGTATGTCTTATCAGGAACGTCTGTCGGGTAACCAAGCTCCGGCCCTGTATGCCATCTCACTGATAGTGGTCTTCTTGTGTCTAGCTGCGTTATATGAAAGCTGGTCAATTCCATTCTCAGTTATGTTGGTGGTACCGCTCGGTGTGGTCGGTGCACTACTGGCCACCACCCTGCGTGGGTTGGAAAATGACGTTTACTTCCAGGTTGGCTTATTGACCACCATCGGGCTATCGGCCAAGAACGCCATCTTGATTGTTGAATTCGCCAAGGAGCTGATGGACAAAGAAGGGAAAGGCTTGGTTGAATCAACATTGGAAGCGGTGCGTATGCGTCTGCGGCCAATTTTGATGACCTCACTGGCCTTTATCCTAGGTGTTATGCCTTTGGTTATCAGTAACGGTGCCGGTTCTGGTGCGCAGAATGCGGTTGGTACCGGGGTTATGGGCGGTATGATAACCGCTACTGTCTTGGCCATTTTCTTTGTTCCGGTATTCTTCGTGGTGGTTCGCCGCCGCTTTAGCCGGAAAAGTGAAGATGTAGAACATGCTCATGCTGTTGACCACAAGGTGAAGTAAGCCAACTGGGCAATTCATGAAGTCATATTTAAAAGGCCGCAAATGCGGCCTTTTTCTTTACCTCTGGTCAATCGCAGCCACCTCATCCCAGCCGAAAATAAGCCATTATCAACGTCCTAAAGCAGCCAATTTCGTCCGAGTAATTATATTGTGATCAATATACCAAATAACCTTTTGCACATTTGCAGCCAAGCGATAAATTACTATGATTAAATATTCATAAAAATGAAGATAATGGCGAATGGAAACGAGATTAAAAATCTTATATGACGCTCAGCTTATTGATTCCACAGTCTACTTCGGGATGCTTAATGTCCTCACGCGCCTGGAACAATACTGGCAATTATCTATTCGCCATCCGCAAGGAGAAATACTGATTACTCACATGGCGAATGCGCTGATGCGGGCGAGTCAAGGGCAGGTTATTTTGCCTATTGATGATGAAATATTAAAAGAGATTGAAGCCACTGCAGTTTTTGTCAATGTCAGAGAAATCAATAGCGACCTGCTCTCACTGTTTGCCTTTGAAGTCCCAGACCACGAATTAGGATATTTATTAGTAAACTTATATGGCCTGTATCTGGCCCAGTAAATGCAGTGCTCGTCATTTTAGCACTCACTAAATATTCAAAAAAATGAAAAATAAATATCATTTTACTCTCAATAATTCGAGTGCCAGGAAGGCGATAAACGCATATCCAGCTTGAAATATGACGAGGATATTAGGGATAGAATATGCTACTCAAAGCATTACAAAAACAGAATCCAGCGCTCATAGAAGCGGCACTTTCGTTATGGCAACAAGGGATGATTAAACCTGACAGCTACATTATTGATGTTGATCAGGTCAGACAAAATGCAAGTTTACTGCTAGAAACCGCAACAAAATGTGGCATTACTCTTTATTTCATCAGCAAGCAGTTTGGCCGAAATCCCCTGCTGTGCAAGCTCCTGCTGGAATGTGGCTATCAAGGTATTGTGGCGGTGGATTTCAAAGAGGTACGCCAACTCTATCAACATAATTTGCCAGTGGCCCACATTGGCCATTTAGTACAAATCCCAAGCGGGATGGTGGATGAAGTTGTCTCCCATAACCCCGAGGTCATCACGGTCTACAGTGTCGCCAAAGCACGCGAAATTGCTGCAGCTTGCGCGCGCCAAAACAAGGAGCA contains:
- a CDS encoding PRD domain-containing protein is translated as METRLKILYDAQLIDSTVYFGMLNVLTRLEQYWQLSIRHPQGEILITHMANALMRASQGQVILPIDDEILKEIEATAVFVNVREINSDLLSLFAFEVPDHELGYLLVNLYGLYLAQ